A window of Kiritimatiellia bacterium contains these coding sequences:
- a CDS encoding NTP transferase domain-containing protein — protein sequence MKAVILAGGKGARLAPFTTVFPKPLMPLGETPILEIILRQLQRAGFTEVVLAVGYLEALIRSYFGDGRKWGLKIAYSKEAKPLGTAGPLSLIRGLRRTFLVMNGDVLTTLPLGRMLAFHREQKAAATVAVSHRVQPVNYGVIKFDRAKAVTDYIEKPRLDYDVSMGIYFLEPSVRKHIRAGEPLDLPELVRRLLRAGEKVAAYVSRDYWLDIGRHDDYAKAQAEYEKIKGRLLRR from the coding sequence ATGAAAGCCGTCATCCTGGCCGGGGGCAAGGGCGCGCGGCTGGCGCCGTTTACCACGGTGTTCCCCAAGCCGCTCATGCCGCTGGGCGAGACGCCGATCCTGGAAATCATCCTGCGCCAGCTCCAGCGCGCGGGCTTCACCGAGGTCGTCCTCGCCGTCGGGTACCTGGAGGCGCTGATCCGTTCCTACTTCGGCGACGGGCGCAAGTGGGGGCTCAAGATCGCGTACTCGAAGGAGGCGAAGCCCCTGGGCACCGCCGGTCCGCTCTCGCTGATCCGCGGGCTCCGCCGGACGTTCCTCGTCATGAACGGCGACGTGCTCACCACGCTGCCGCTCGGCCGGATGCTCGCGTTCCACCGGGAGCAGAAGGCCGCGGCCACCGTCGCGGTCAGCCACCGCGTGCAGCCGGTGAACTACGGCGTGATCAAGTTCGACCGCGCGAAGGCGGTGACGGACTACATCGAGAAGCCGCGGCTCGACTACGACGTGAGCATGGGCATCTACTTCCTCGAGCCGTCCGTGCGGAAACACATCCGGGCCGGCGAGCCGCTGGACCTGCCGGAGCTGGTGCGGCGGCTCCTGCGCGCCGGCGAGAAGGTGGCGGCCTACGTCAGCCGCGACTACTGGCTCGATATCGGGCGGCACGACGATTACGCGAAGGCCCAGGCGGAGTATGAAAAGATCAAGGGCAGGCTCCTCCGCCGGTAA
- a CDS encoding NAD-dependent epimerase/dehydratase family protein, whose product MKRSRAGSSAGKPAGSRRPFGALVTGARGFVGRRLVRRLRAEGARVVEWDARAGLDLCDWDAVRTRRLPRGLDAAFHLAAVSYVPAAWADPQAMLRTNLDSTLHVLEVCRRRGIPRLVFVSSCIYGPPRYLPIDEKHPVAPANPYAWSKHLGEQLCRTYAHLYGLRVVIVRPFNIYGPGQDPRFLVPAILDQVRRGGTVTLDSLTPRRDLLYVDDLVEALFRAARFEGPGVEVFNLGAGVSHSVREIAEAAGRAAGKVLRLASRRRSRRGEVRDVVADVRKARRRLGWRPVTSLAEGLAQTWAAGAAADREDSEP is encoded by the coding sequence ATGAAAAGATCAAGGGCAGGCTCCTCCGCCGGTAAGCCGGCCGGATCCCGGCGTCCGTTCGGCGCGCTCGTCACGGGCGCCCGGGGCTTCGTGGGCCGGCGGCTCGTCCGCCGCCTGCGCGCGGAAGGCGCGCGCGTCGTGGAATGGGACGCCCGGGCCGGCCTGGACCTGTGCGACTGGGACGCCGTGCGGACCCGGCGGCTGCCGCGCGGGCTGGACGCGGCCTTCCACCTCGCCGCGGTGAGCTACGTCCCCGCCGCCTGGGCCGATCCGCAAGCCATGCTCCGGACCAACCTCGACAGCACGCTCCACGTCCTCGAGGTCTGCCGCCGGCGCGGCATCCCGCGCCTGGTCTTCGTCAGTTCCTGCATTTACGGGCCGCCACGGTACCTGCCGATCGACGAAAAGCACCCGGTCGCGCCGGCCAACCCGTACGCGTGGAGCAAGCATCTCGGCGAGCAGCTCTGCCGGACCTACGCGCACCTGTACGGCCTGCGGGTCGTCATCGTGCGCCCGTTCAACATCTACGGGCCGGGCCAGGATCCGCGGTTCCTGGTGCCCGCCATCCTCGACCAGGTACGGAGGGGCGGGACGGTCACGCTCGACAGCCTGACGCCGCGCCGGGACCTCCTGTACGTGGACGACCTCGTGGAGGCGCTGTTCCGGGCGGCGCGGTTCGAGGGGCCCGGCGTCGAGGTCTTCAATCTCGGGGCCGGGGTCAGCCATTCCGTGCGCGAGATCGCCGAGGCGGCCGGCCGGGCCGCCGGCAAGGTCCTGCGCCTGGCCAGCCGGCGCCGGTCCCGCCGCGGCGAGGTGAGGGACGTCGTCGCGGACGTCCGGAAGGCCCGGCGGCGCCTGGGCTGGCGGCCCGTCACGTCGCTGGCCGAGGGCCTCGCGCAAACCTGGGCGGCCGGGGCCGCCGCCGACCGGGAGGATTCCGAGCCATGA
- a CDS encoding glycosyltransferase family 2 protein, whose product MKTIELSVVVPVFREEEIIGEFHRRLNAVLETTGLAFEILYVDDQSDGPTVTLLKKIADGDGRVKVVSLSRNFGHQVALTAGIDLARGAAVVMLDGDLQHPPELIPTLIGKWREGYDIVYTIRQETKGISPMRRSASRLFYALMTRITEVDMDIHCADFRLMSRRAVEGFKQVRESARFIRGIVGWMGYRKIGIPFTSTERERGRSKYSPRKLFKFALDGILSFSVVPIRMISLVGLAVSGISFLYFLRILYYVFFSQQRSPANLPTLTLILFVSGIQLVMMGVLGEYLGQVFTETKNRPLYLVDEIYFSGEADGDSSPSGPAS is encoded by the coding sequence ATGAAAACCATCGAGCTGTCCGTCGTCGTCCCGGTGTTCCGGGAAGAGGAGATCATCGGCGAATTCCACCGCCGCCTGAACGCCGTTCTCGAAACCACGGGCCTGGCGTTCGAGATCCTGTACGTGGACGACCAATCCGACGGGCCCACGGTGACCCTCCTGAAAAAGATCGCGGACGGCGACGGCCGGGTGAAAGTCGTGAGTTTATCGCGCAATTTCGGCCACCAGGTGGCCCTGACCGCCGGCATAGACCTGGCGCGGGGCGCGGCCGTGGTGATGCTGGACGGCGACCTGCAGCACCCGCCGGAACTGATCCCCACGCTGATCGGGAAATGGCGGGAGGGATACGACATCGTCTACACAATTCGCCAGGAGACGAAGGGCATCTCGCCCATGCGGCGGTCCGCGTCCCGGCTGTTTTACGCCCTGATGACCCGCATCACGGAGGTGGACATGGACATCCACTGTGCCGACTTCCGCCTGATGAGCCGGCGGGCGGTGGAGGGCTTCAAGCAGGTGCGCGAGAGCGCCCGGTTTATCCGCGGGATCGTGGGCTGGATGGGCTACCGGAAGATCGGCATCCCGTTCACGAGCACGGAACGGGAGAGGGGGCGGTCGAAGTACTCGCCGCGGAAGCTCTTCAAGTTCGCGCTCGACGGGATTCTGTCCTTCTCCGTCGTGCCGATCCGGATGATCAGCCTGGTCGGGCTCGCGGTGTCGGGCATCAGCTTCCTCTACTTCCTGCGCATCCTCTACTACGTCTTTTTCAGCCAGCAGCGCTCGCCGGCCAACCTACCGACGCTTACGCTCATCCTGTTCGTGTCCGGGATTCAACTGGTCATGATGGGCGTGCTGGGCGAGTATCTCGGGCAGGTCTTCACCGAAACCAAGAATCGTCCGCTGTATCTCGTGGACGAAATCTACTTCAGCGGCGAGGCGGACGGGGACTCTTCCCCGTCCGGTCCGGCTTCGTAA
- a CDS encoding class I SAM-dependent methyltransferase, whose protein sequence is MKAAHAPETAPSFPCPGCEATAWKSWRQVGAFPLFRCDRCGLVTWNFTDRDLLAIYRQGYFNSPVESQGYADYLSMEEAIRMNAVRRLRRLAAFLPERLPRPGMPAATPPGAGPRLVELGCAHGFFLDEARKCGYRVWGVEPAEDASEHARARLGLDVATGTLADHELEPGAADAIALWDVIEHVDRPGALLDQCFQLLRPGGVLALSTGNVRSLASRLSGRSWHLYNLPEHLFFFSPPVLRHMLARSGFQRMTVRHPASVYPLKYLEERLRRTAWPRWFWTRFRLPRRLHGLPVAVNLWDVSEVLAERPAAPR, encoded by the coding sequence ATGAAGGCAGCACACGCGCCGGAGACAGCGCCTTCCTTCCCCTGCCCCGGCTGCGAGGCGACGGCCTGGAAATCCTGGCGACAGGTGGGCGCCTTCCCGCTGTTCCGCTGCGACCGCTGCGGCCTGGTGACCTGGAATTTCACGGACCGCGATCTCCTGGCCATCTATCGCCAGGGCTATTTCAATTCGCCGGTGGAAAGCCAGGGGTACGCCGACTACCTCTCCATGGAAGAAGCCATCCGGATGAATGCCGTCCGGCGGCTGCGAAGGCTGGCGGCCTTTTTGCCGGAGCGCCTCCCGCGGCCCGGCATGCCCGCAGCGACGCCGCCCGGCGCGGGCCCACGCCTGGTCGAGCTCGGCTGCGCGCACGGCTTCTTTCTCGATGAAGCCCGGAAATGCGGCTACCGCGTATGGGGCGTCGAGCCCGCGGAAGACGCGTCCGAACACGCCCGTGCCCGGCTCGGGTTGGACGTCGCCACGGGCACCCTGGCGGATCACGAGCTCGAACCGGGCGCCGCGGACGCCATCGCGCTGTGGGACGTGATCGAACACGTGGACCGGCCGGGCGCGCTGCTCGACCAGTGCTTCCAGCTCCTGCGCCCGGGCGGGGTCCTGGCCCTGTCCACCGGGAATGTGCGGTCCCTGGCCTCCCGCCTGTCCGGCCGCTCCTGGCACCTGTACAACCTGCCCGAACACCTGTTCTTCTTCTCGCCGCCGGTCCTGCGCCACATGCTGGCCAGGAGCGGATTCCAACGCATGACCGTCCGGCATCCCGCCAGCGTGTATCCGTTGAAGTACCTGGAGGAGCGGCTGCGCCGGACGGCCTGGCCGCGCTGGTTCTGGACCCGCTTCCGCCTCCCGCGCCGCCTGCACGGCCTGCCGGTCGCGGTAAACCTGTGGGATGTCAGCGAGGTGCTGGCCGAGCGCCCCGCGGCCCCGCGCTGA